The following coding sequences lie in one Equus asinus isolate D_3611 breed Donkey chromosome 1, EquAss-T2T_v2, whole genome shotgun sequence genomic window:
- the ING3 gene encoding inhibitor of growth protein 3 isoform X2 gives MDQLEQRVSEFFMNAKKNKPEWREEQMASIKKDYYKALEDADEKVQLANQIYDLVDRHLRKLDQELAKFKMELEADNAGITEILERRSLELDTPSQPVNNHHAHSHTPVEKRKYNPTSHHTTTDHIPEKKFKSEALLSTLTSDASKENTLGCRNNNSTASSNNAYNVNSSQPLASYNIGSLSSGTGAGAITMAAAQAVQATAQMKEGRRTSSLKASYEAFKNNDFQLGKEFSMPRETAGYSSSSALMTTLTQNASSSAADSRSGRKSKNNNKSSSQQSSSSSSSSSLSSCSSSSTVVQEISQQTTVVPESDSNSQVDWTYDPNEPRYCICNQVSYGEMVGCDNQDCPIEWFHYGCVGLTEAPKGKWYCPQCTAAMKRRGSRHK, from the exons ATGGATCAACTAGAACAGAGAGTCAGTGAATTCTTTatgaatgcaaagaaaaataaaccagaatgGAGAGAAGAACAAATGGCATCCATCAAAAAA GATTACTATAAAGCTTTGGAAGATGCAGATGAGAAGGTACAGTTGGCAAACCAGATATATGACTTG GTAGATCGACACTTGAGAAAGCTGGATCAGGAACTGGCTAAGTTTAAAATGGAGCTGGAAGCTGATAATGCTGGAATTACAGAAATATTAGAGAGGC GGTCTTTGGAATTAGATACTCCTTCACAGCCAGTGAACAATCACCATGCTCATTCACATACTCCAGTGGAAA aaaggaaatataatcCAACATCTCACCATACGACAACAGATCATATCCCTGAAAAGAAGTTTAAATCTGAAGCTCTTCTGTCTACCCTTACGTCAGACGCCTCAAAGGAGAATACACTAG GTTGTCGAAATAATAATTCCACGGCCTCTTCCAACAATGCTTACAATGTGAATTCGTCCCAACCTCTGGCATCCTATAATATTGGCTCATTATCTTCAGGAACTGGTGCAGGGGCAATTACCATGGCAGCAGCTCAAGCAGTTCAAGCGACAGCTCAg ATGAAAGAGGGACGAAGAACATCAAGTTTAAAAGCCAGTTATGAAGCATTTAAGAATAATGACTTTCAGCTGGGAAAAGAATTTTCAATGCCCAGGGAAACAGCTGGCTATTCATCATCTTCAGCACTCATGACTACGTTAACACAGAATGCCAGTTCGTCAGCAGCCGACTCACGGAGTGGGAGAAAGAGCAA AAACAACAACAAGTCTTCAAGCCAGCAATCatcgtcttcctcctcctcctcctccttatcGTCGTGTTCTTCATCATCAACTGTTGTACAAGAAATTTCTCAACAAACAACAGTAGTACCAGAATCTGATTCAAACAGTCAAGTTGATTGGACCTATGACCCAAATGAACCACGGTATTGCATTTGTAATCAG GTATCCTATGGTGAGATGGTGGGCTGTGATAACCAAGAT TGCCCTATAGAATGGTTCCATTATGGATGTGTTGGATTGACGGAAGCACCGAAAGGAAAGTGGTACTGTCCACAGTGCACTGCCGCGATGAAGAGAAGAGGCAGTCGGCACAAATAA
- the ING3 gene encoding inhibitor of growth protein 3 isoform X3: MLYLEDYLEMIEQLPMDLRDRFTEMREMDLQVQNAMDQLEQRVSEFFMNAKKNKPEWREEQMASIKKDYYKALEDADEKVQLANQIYDLVSAN, translated from the exons ATGTTGTACCTAGAGGACTATCTAGAAA TGATTGAGCAGCTTCCAATGGACCTGCGGGACCGCTTCACGGAGATGCGCGAGATGGACCTGCAGGTGCAGA ATGCAATGGATCAACTAGAACAGAGAGTCAGTGAATTCTTTatgaatgcaaagaaaaataaaccagaatgGAGAGAAGAACAAATGGCATCCATCAAAAAA GATTACTATAAAGCTTTGGAAGATGCAGATGAGAAGGTACAGTTGGCAAACCAGATATATGACTTG GTGTCTGCAAACTAG
- the ING3 gene encoding inhibitor of growth protein 3 isoform X1 — protein MLYLEDYLEMIEQLPMDLRDRFTEMREMDLQVQNAMDQLEQRVSEFFMNAKKNKPEWREEQMASIKKDYYKALEDADEKVQLANQIYDLVDRHLRKLDQELAKFKMELEADNAGITEILERRSLELDTPSQPVNNHHAHSHTPVEKRKYNPTSHHTTTDHIPEKKFKSEALLSTLTSDASKENTLGCRNNNSTASSNNAYNVNSSQPLASYNIGSLSSGTGAGAITMAAAQAVQATAQMKEGRRTSSLKASYEAFKNNDFQLGKEFSMPRETAGYSSSSALMTTLTQNASSSAADSRSGRKSKNNNKSSSQQSSSSSSSSSLSSCSSSSTVVQEISQQTTVVPESDSNSQVDWTYDPNEPRYCICNQVSYGEMVGCDNQDCPIEWFHYGCVGLTEAPKGKWYCPQCTAAMKRRGSRHK, from the exons ATGTTGTACCTAGAGGACTATCTAGAAA TGATTGAGCAGCTTCCAATGGACCTGCGGGACCGCTTCACGGAGATGCGCGAGATGGACCTGCAGGTGCAGA ATGCAATGGATCAACTAGAACAGAGAGTCAGTGAATTCTTTatgaatgcaaagaaaaataaaccagaatgGAGAGAAGAACAAATGGCATCCATCAAAAAA GATTACTATAAAGCTTTGGAAGATGCAGATGAGAAGGTACAGTTGGCAAACCAGATATATGACTTG GTAGATCGACACTTGAGAAAGCTGGATCAGGAACTGGCTAAGTTTAAAATGGAGCTGGAAGCTGATAATGCTGGAATTACAGAAATATTAGAGAGGC GGTCTTTGGAATTAGATACTCCTTCACAGCCAGTGAACAATCACCATGCTCATTCACATACTCCAGTGGAAA aaaggaaatataatcCAACATCTCACCATACGACAACAGATCATATCCCTGAAAAGAAGTTTAAATCTGAAGCTCTTCTGTCTACCCTTACGTCAGACGCCTCAAAGGAGAATACACTAG GTTGTCGAAATAATAATTCCACGGCCTCTTCCAACAATGCTTACAATGTGAATTCGTCCCAACCTCTGGCATCCTATAATATTGGCTCATTATCTTCAGGAACTGGTGCAGGGGCAATTACCATGGCAGCAGCTCAAGCAGTTCAAGCGACAGCTCAg ATGAAAGAGGGACGAAGAACATCAAGTTTAAAAGCCAGTTATGAAGCATTTAAGAATAATGACTTTCAGCTGGGAAAAGAATTTTCAATGCCCAGGGAAACAGCTGGCTATTCATCATCTTCAGCACTCATGACTACGTTAACACAGAATGCCAGTTCGTCAGCAGCCGACTCACGGAGTGGGAGAAAGAGCAA AAACAACAACAAGTCTTCAAGCCAGCAATCatcgtcttcctcctcctcctcctccttatcGTCGTGTTCTTCATCATCAACTGTTGTACAAGAAATTTCTCAACAAACAACAGTAGTACCAGAATCTGATTCAAACAGTCAAGTTGATTGGACCTATGACCCAAATGAACCACGGTATTGCATTTGTAATCAG GTATCCTATGGTGAGATGGTGGGCTGTGATAACCAAGAT TGCCCTATAGAATGGTTCCATTATGGATGTGTTGGATTGACGGAAGCACCGAAAGGAAAGTGGTACTGTCCACAGTGCACTGCCGCGATGAAGAGAAGAGGCAGTCGGCACAAATAA